One Gossypium hirsutum isolate 1008001.06 chromosome A11, Gossypium_hirsutum_v2.1, whole genome shotgun sequence genomic window carries:
- the LOC107889987 gene encoding protein DETOXIFICATION 25 isoform X2: MDERLIGSEEPKENSNNLMKRVLEESGKLWKVGFPSMLARVTAFGMFVVTQAFIGHIGERQLAAYALIQVITVRFANGILLGMSSATETLCGQAFGAKHYHMLGIYLQRSWIINLVTSAVLLPVFIFASPIFKLLGEDEEIATAAGYISLWFIPILYFFVFNFTIQKYLQCQLKNMIVGWISAASFILHVLLSWILVCKLNWGIPGAMSSMIISSWLVFIGEFIYVFGGWCPETWKGFTFACFLDLFPVLKLSISSGVMLCLEIWYYAILVLLGGYMKNAAVAIDALSICLNNIAWELMVFLGFLTAASVRVSNELGRRNATAAKFSMKVLLCTSLSIGVLLWALCLIFGHRIGYLFTSDEDVANSVADLSLLLSFSVLLNSVQPILSGIAIGAGRQKMVAYVNICSYYVVGVPIGILLGYVAKMEVKGIWIGMIIGVATQTCVLAYITSRTDWEEEVNKASERLNKWLLEP, encoded by the exons ATGGATGAGAGGCTTATTGGGTCAGAAGAACCAAAGGAAAACAGTAATAATCTGATGAAGAGAGTTTTAGAGGAATCAGGAAAACTATGGAAGGTTGGGTTTCCTTCAATGTTAGCGAGGGTTACAGCTTTTGGCATGTTTGTAGTGACCCAAGCTTTCATTGGACACATTGGTGAACGACAGCTTGCAGCATATGCTCTTATACAAGTCATCACAGTTAGATTTGCAAATGGAATATTG TTGGGGATGTCCAGTGCAACTGAGACACTATGTGGGCAAGCATTTGGAGCAAAACATTACCACATGTTGGGTATTTACTTGCAAAGATCATGGATCATTAATCTTGTTACATCAGCTGTGTTGCTACCAGTATTCATCTTCGCATCACCAATCTTCAAATTACTTGGAGAAGATGAGGAAATAGCCACTGCTGCTGGATATATATCTCTTTGGTTCATCCCCATTCTCTACTTTTTTGTTTTCAACTTCACCATCCAAAAATACTTGCAATGCCAGCTTAAAAATATGATTGTTGGGTGGATTTCTGCTGCCTCTTTCATTCTTCATGTGTTGTTGTCATGGATCCTTGTGTGCAAATTGAATTGGGGGATCCCTGGTGCTATGAGCTCAATGATAATATCAagttggttggtgttcattgggGAGTTTATTTATGTATTTGGTGGATGGTGTCCCGAAACATGGAAAGGCTTCACTTTTGcttgttttcttgatctatttCCAGTACTTAAGCTCTCAATATCCTCAGGAGTGATGCTTTG CTTAGAGATATGGTACTATGCTATCCTAGTCCTGTTGGGAGGGTATATGAAAAATGCCGCAGTTGCTATCGATGCCCTCTCCATTTG CCTGAATAACATAGCTTGGGAACTCATGGTGTTCCTCGGCTTCCTCACAGCAGCTAG TGTGCGAGTTTCAAATGAACTAGGGAGAAGAAACGCCACAGCAGCAAAATTTTCGATGAAAGTTCTATTATGTACATCGCTGAGTATAGGAGTGTTACTCTGGGCACTGTGCTTAATATTTGGGCATCGAATAGGTTACTTGTTTACAAGTGATGAAGACGTAGCAAACTCCGTGGCAGACCTCTCTTTGTTGCTTTCTTTCTCAGTTTTGCTCAACAGTGTTCAGCCAATCCTCTCAg GGATAGCAATTGGTGCTGGTAGACAAAAAATGGTTGCATATGTTAACATCTGTTCCTATTATGTGGTTGGTGTGCCTATAGGAATTCTTCTTGGATATGTAGCCAAAATGGAAGTCAAG GGAATATGGATTGGGATGATAATTGGGGTTGCAACGCAAACATGTGTTCTAGCCTACATTACCTCAAGGACTGATTGGGAAGAAGAG GTTAATAAAGCATCTGAGAGGCTAAACAAGTGGCTATTGGAGCCTTGA
- the LOC107889987 gene encoding protein DETOXIFICATION 20 isoform X1, translated as MDERLIGSEEPKENSNNLMKRVLEESGKLWKVGFPSMLARVTAFGMFVVTQAFIGHIGERQLAAYALIQVITVRFANGILLGMSSATETLCGQAFGAKHYHMLGIYLQRSWIINLVTSAVLLPVFIFASPIFKLLGEDEEIATAAGYISLWFIPILYFFVFNFTIQKYLQCQLKNMIVGWISAASFILHVLLSWILVCKLNWGIPGAMSSMIISSWLVFIGEFIYVFGGWCPETWKGFTFACFLDLFPVLKLSISSGVMLCLEIWYYAILVLLGGYMKNAAVAIDALSICLNNIAWELMVFLGFLTAASVRVSNELGRRNATAAKFSMKVLLCTSLSIGVLLWALCLIFGHRIGYLFTSDEDVANSVADLSLLLSFSVLLNSVQPILSGKYIYIALICMGREKNYLVKICNAGIAIGAGRQKMVAYVNICSYYVVGVPIGILLGYVAKMEVKGIWIGMIIGVATQTCVLAYITSRTDWEEEVNKASERLNKWLLEP; from the exons ATGGATGAGAGGCTTATTGGGTCAGAAGAACCAAAGGAAAACAGTAATAATCTGATGAAGAGAGTTTTAGAGGAATCAGGAAAACTATGGAAGGTTGGGTTTCCTTCAATGTTAGCGAGGGTTACAGCTTTTGGCATGTTTGTAGTGACCCAAGCTTTCATTGGACACATTGGTGAACGACAGCTTGCAGCATATGCTCTTATACAAGTCATCACAGTTAGATTTGCAAATGGAATATTG TTGGGGATGTCCAGTGCAACTGAGACACTATGTGGGCAAGCATTTGGAGCAAAACATTACCACATGTTGGGTATTTACTTGCAAAGATCATGGATCATTAATCTTGTTACATCAGCTGTGTTGCTACCAGTATTCATCTTCGCATCACCAATCTTCAAATTACTTGGAGAAGATGAGGAAATAGCCACTGCTGCTGGATATATATCTCTTTGGTTCATCCCCATTCTCTACTTTTTTGTTTTCAACTTCACCATCCAAAAATACTTGCAATGCCAGCTTAAAAATATGATTGTTGGGTGGATTTCTGCTGCCTCTTTCATTCTTCATGTGTTGTTGTCATGGATCCTTGTGTGCAAATTGAATTGGGGGATCCCTGGTGCTATGAGCTCAATGATAATATCAagttggttggtgttcattgggGAGTTTATTTATGTATTTGGTGGATGGTGTCCCGAAACATGGAAAGGCTTCACTTTTGcttgttttcttgatctatttCCAGTACTTAAGCTCTCAATATCCTCAGGAGTGATGCTTTG CTTAGAGATATGGTACTATGCTATCCTAGTCCTGTTGGGAGGGTATATGAAAAATGCCGCAGTTGCTATCGATGCCCTCTCCATTTG CCTGAATAACATAGCTTGGGAACTCATGGTGTTCCTCGGCTTCCTCACAGCAGCTAG TGTGCGAGTTTCAAATGAACTAGGGAGAAGAAACGCCACAGCAGCAAAATTTTCGATGAAAGTTCTATTATGTACATCGCTGAGTATAGGAGTGTTACTCTGGGCACTGTGCTTAATATTTGGGCATCGAATAGGTTACTTGTTTACAAGTGATGAAGACGTAGCAAACTCCGTGGCAGACCTCTCTTTGTTGCTTTCTTTCTCAGTTTTGCTCAACAGTGTTCAGCCAATCCTCTCAggcaagtatatatatattgccTTAATATGTATGGGAAGGGAAAAGAATTACCTGGTTAAAATCTGCAATGCAGGGATAGCAATTGGTGCTGGTAGACAAAAAATGGTTGCATATGTTAACATCTGTTCCTATTATGTGGTTGGTGTGCCTATAGGAATTCTTCTTGGATATGTAGCCAAAATGGAAGTCAAG GGAATATGGATTGGGATGATAATTGGGGTTGCAACGCAAACATGTGTTCTAGCCTACATTACCTCAAGGACTGATTGGGAAGAAGAG GTTAATAAAGCATCTGAGAGGCTAAACAAGTGGCTATTGGAGCCTTGA